A window of the Dongshaea marina genome harbors these coding sequences:
- the trpD gene encoding anthranilate phosphoribosyltransferase, with protein MYELLEKLYQGQALTRSEAHSLFERVIRGEMDPIVLSSLLTALKIKGETPEEISGAVSALLAAARPFPTPEYEFCDIVGTGGDGQGTINISTTSALVAASCGVKVAKHGNRSASSKSGSSDLLAELGIDLTASPEAARHSLDTFNFCFLFAPHYHQGFKHAAPVRQALKTRTLFNCLGPLLNPARPTFQLVGVYASELIDPIAKALLELGLKRGMVVHGAGLDEVAVHGPTEVAEIKEGQITRYQVTPEDFGLEQYPLEDLKGGTPAENSEITKALLRGEGTKAQQAAIAANVATLLLMSGKAQSLKQGASIALETLRSGQVIRHFDAMLEASR; from the coding sequence ATGTATGAACTCCTCGAAAAACTTTACCAGGGTCAGGCCCTGACTCGCAGTGAGGCGCACTCACTGTTTGAGCGGGTGATCCGGGGCGAGATGGACCCCATAGTTTTAAGCTCTCTCTTAACCGCCCTTAAGATAAAAGGTGAAACTCCCGAAGAGATAAGCGGCGCCGTGAGTGCTCTGCTCGCAGCAGCTCGCCCCTTCCCGACTCCCGAGTATGAGTTTTGCGATATTGTCGGCACCGGCGGCGATGGTCAGGGCACCATCAATATCTCAACCACTTCGGCCCTGGTTGCCGCCAGCTGCGGCGTCAAGGTCGCCAAACACGGCAACCGCAGTGCCTCTTCCAAGTCGGGCTCCAGCGATCTGCTGGCAGAGCTGGGTATCGATCTCACCGCCTCCCCCGAAGCGGCCCGCCACAGCCTGGATACCTTTAATTTCTGTTTCCTGTTTGCCCCCCACTACCACCAGGGGTTCAAGCACGCAGCGCCTGTGCGTCAGGCTCTTAAGACCCGCACCCTGTTCAACTGCTTAGGCCCGCTTCTCAATCCGGCGCGCCCCACCTTCCAGCTGGTAGGCGTCTATGCATCTGAGCTCATCGACCCCATAGCTAAGGCCCTGCTTGAGCTTGGCCTAAAGCGCGGCATGGTGGTGCATGGCGCAGGGCTCGATGAGGTGGCTGTTCACGGCCCAACCGAGGTAGCCGAGATTAAAGAGGGTCAAATCACCCGCTACCAGGTCACCCCCGAAGATTTTGGATTAGAGCAATACCCTCTGGAGGATCTCAAAGGCGGAACCCCCGCCGAGAACTCAGAGATCACCAAGGCACTGCTACGCGGTGAGGGAACAAAGGCACAACAGGCTGCGATTGCCGCCAATGTGGCAACCCTTCTGTTGATGTCAGGAAAAGCGCAGTCCCTTAAGCAGGGAGCCAGCATAGCGCTGGAAACCCTGCGCTCCGGCCAGGTCATTCGTCACTTTGATGCCATGCTGGAGGCCAGCCGATGA
- a CDS encoding anthranilate synthase component 1: MQVAKGQAVALKRDCSYISEPLELFAALSKERAQCMLLESAEIDSKAGTQSILLIDACLRVQCMGQEVTLEPLTPNGQAVIDYLSDKLPIEIHQQRAGSRLILSYPPLDNRLDQDSRLKARSVLDLLRSLLNEIKCPDNPQALFLGGAFAFDLLASVEPLPEVKESDNNCPDYCFYLAESLLIIDHKRRQSRLMTLVFGGEGSTERYFEASRQLSELISQCQQPTQPLNQTKGLSTEPEVSISCEDEAFKQKVETLKQAIVAGEIFQVVPSRCFSIPCPEPLLAYQELKRTNPSPYMFYLKDREFELFGASPESAVKFTADSRTVEMYPIAGTRPRGKSADGGIDLDLDGRIELELRLDQKEQAEHLMLVDLARNDIARISEPGTRQVKELLKVDRYSHVMHLVSRVTGVLRRDLDALHAYQACMNMGTLTGAPKIRATELIRQTEQQRRGSYGGAVGYLNGSGDLDSCIVIRSALVRDGIAHVQAGGGVVLDSVPQAEADETRHKAAAVLSAIKTSQTQGASA, from the coding sequence ATGCAGGTAGCCAAGGGACAAGCAGTTGCCCTCAAGCGTGACTGCAGCTATATCAGCGAACCATTAGAGCTCTTTGCGGCCCTGAGCAAGGAGCGAGCGCAGTGCATGTTGCTCGAATCGGCAGAGATCGACAGCAAGGCAGGCACTCAGAGTATTTTACTCATCGATGCCTGCCTGCGAGTTCAGTGTATGGGACAGGAGGTAACTCTTGAGCCCCTCACCCCAAATGGGCAGGCGGTGATTGATTACCTGAGTGACAAGCTACCAATCGAGATCCACCAGCAAAGAGCCGGCTCACGGCTAATCCTGTCCTATCCTCCCCTTGATAACCGGCTGGATCAGGACTCTCGCCTAAAGGCTCGCTCGGTTCTGGATCTGCTGCGTAGCCTACTCAACGAGATCAAATGCCCGGATAATCCGCAGGCGCTGTTCCTCGGTGGCGCCTTCGCCTTTGATCTGCTGGCAAGCGTGGAGCCGCTGCCAGAGGTGAAAGAGAGCGACAACAACTGCCCCGACTACTGCTTCTATCTTGCTGAGTCACTGCTCATCATCGACCACAAGCGTCGCCAGAGCCGCCTGATGACCCTGGTGTTTGGCGGCGAAGGCAGTACCGAGCGTTACTTTGAAGCCAGCCGCCAGCTAAGCGAGCTCATCAGTCAGTGCCAGCAACCTACTCAGCCTCTTAACCAAACCAAGGGATTAAGCACAGAGCCTGAGGTCAGTATCAGCTGTGAAGATGAGGCCTTCAAACAGAAGGTAGAGACCCTTAAGCAGGCGATCGTCGCCGGGGAGATCTTCCAGGTGGTGCCATCGCGCTGCTTTAGCATCCCCTGCCCCGAGCCTCTCCTTGCCTACCAGGAGCTCAAGCGCACCAATCCAAGTCCCTATATGTTTTACCTCAAAGACAGAGAGTTTGAACTGTTCGGCGCCTCCCCCGAGAGCGCGGTCAAATTCACCGCCGACAGCCGCACCGTCGAGATGTATCCCATCGCCGGTACCCGCCCCCGCGGCAAGAGTGCCGACGGCGGTATCGACCTGGATCTGGATGGGCGCATCGAGCTTGAACTGCGTTTGGATCAAAAAGAGCAGGCGGAGCACCTGATGCTGGTCGATCTGGCGCGCAATGATATCGCCCGGATCTCTGAGCCCGGCACCCGCCAGGTCAAAGAGCTACTCAAGGTAGACCGCTACAGCCATGTGATGCACCTGGTCTCACGAGTCACCGGAGTTCTGCGAAGGGATCTGGATGCACTGCACGCCTACCAGGCCTGTATGAACATGGGCACCCTGACCGGAGCCCCCAAGATCCGCGCAACCGAGTTGATTCGCCAAACCGAGCAGCAGCGTCGCGGCAGCTACGGAGGGGCGGTCGGTTATCTCAACGGCAGCGGCGATCTCGACAGTTGCATCGTGATCCGCTCTGCGCTGGTTCGTGATGGCATCGCCCATGTGCAAGCCGGGGGCGGTGTTGTCCTCGACTCAGTGCCTCAGGCTGAGGCCGATGAGACCCGTCATAAGGCAGCGGCGGTTCTAAGCGCAATCAAGACAAGCCAGACTCAGGGAGCTTCAGCATGA
- a CDS encoding aminodeoxychorismate/anthranilate synthase component II encodes MNCHIFLLDNFDSFTYNLVDQLRILDCEVTIYRNDICPDYLLTQMEQSDKPAVLLLSPGPGHPKDAGCMPELLKKCQGLYPVLGICLGHQAIVEHYGGSVGAAEAIVHGKASLISHQHEAIFANLPNPMQVARYHSLVATQVPKSLEVIAEYQGMPMSALHPIDKMLGLQFHPESIMTARGSELLRQGLEFITREVTQNV; translated from the coding sequence ATGAACTGCCATATTTTCCTTCTGGATAATTTCGACTCCTTTACCTATAACCTGGTCGATCAGCTACGGATCTTAGATTGTGAGGTCACCATCTACCGCAATGATATCTGCCCTGATTACCTGCTGACCCAGATGGAGCAATCTGACAAGCCCGCCGTGCTACTTCTCTCTCCAGGACCCGGCCACCCCAAAGACGCAGGCTGTATGCCCGAACTTCTCAAAAAGTGTCAGGGCCTCTACCCGGTACTTGGGATCTGCCTGGGACACCAGGCGATCGTTGAGCACTATGGCGGAAGCGTTGGCGCCGCCGAGGCTATCGTTCACGGCAAGGCTTCTTTAATCAGCCACCAGCATGAAGCGATCTTCGCAAATCTCCCCAACCCGATGCAGGTGGCTCGCTATCACTCCCTGGTTGCCACCCAGGTGCCAAAATCACTCGAGGTGATTGCCGAATATCAGGGGATGCCGATGTCGGCTCTGCACCCGATAGACAAAATGCTTGGACTGCAGTTTCACCCCGAATCAATCATGACCGCCCGCGGCTCCGAGCTGCTGCGCCAGGGCCTTGAATTTATTACCAGGGAGGTAACCCAAAATGTATGA
- the trpCF gene encoding bifunctional indole-3-glycerol-phosphate synthase TrpC/phosphoribosylanthranilate isomerase TrpF, with the protein MSLPTILDKIVTSKRSWIEARKKAQPLEAFIDLLIPSDRSFERALTKETPAFILECKKASPSKGLIREDFCPEAIARTYKEYADVVSVLTDSEYFQGEFEFLPRVRQELNQPVLCKDFIIDSYQIYLARHYQADAVLLMLSVLNDEEYQTLAKVAQSLKMGILTEVSTPEELTRAIALNARVIGINNRNLRDLSIDLERTPQLAEAIPADRIVISESGILNHAHVKKLKSYANGFLVGSSLMAEDNLGEACRKLIYGENKVCGLTRPEDARAAYEAGAIFGGLIFAQKSPRCVSEEQARSVMAAAPLRYVGVFVNEAPERVAELANTLGLSAVQLHGVEDDTYIRDLRPQLGENCEIWKAAFVGEEAPQLELAVDRYVLDKKPAKQLDVKGQQTGGTGQSFDWELLKGLDKSTLMLAGGLAPENIRQASEVGCIGLDINSGVESAPGIKDQGKINQAFAELARVKARGRK; encoded by the coding sequence ATGAGTCTTCCTACCATCTTAGATAAGATTGTTACCAGCAAGCGTAGCTGGATTGAGGCTCGTAAAAAGGCTCAACCCCTTGAAGCTTTTATCGATTTGTTGATCCCATCTGATCGTAGCTTTGAGAGGGCACTGACTAAAGAGACCCCGGCCTTTATTCTGGAATGTAAGAAGGCATCTCCCTCCAAGGGGCTGATCCGTGAGGATTTTTGCCCCGAGGCAATCGCCCGCACCTATAAAGAGTATGCCGATGTGGTCTCAGTGCTCACCGATAGTGAGTACTTTCAGGGCGAGTTTGAGTTTCTGCCAAGAGTCCGCCAGGAGCTAAATCAGCCGGTGTTGTGCAAAGACTTCATTATCGACTCTTACCAGATCTATCTTGCACGCCATTACCAGGCCGATGCTGTGCTATTGATGCTCTCTGTCCTTAACGATGAAGAGTACCAAACCCTCGCCAAGGTGGCTCAATCACTCAAGATGGGGATCCTCACCGAGGTTAGCACCCCGGAAGAGCTAACCCGGGCCATCGCTCTCAATGCCAGGGTCATCGGGATCAATAACCGTAACCTTCGCGATCTCAGCATTGACCTGGAGCGAACTCCTCAGCTGGCTGAAGCGATCCCAGCCGATCGCATCGTCATCAGTGAGTCAGGTATTTTGAATCACGCTCATGTGAAAAAGCTAAAAAGCTATGCCAACGGCTTTTTGGTGGGTAGCTCCCTGATGGCGGAAGATAACCTTGGCGAAGCCTGCCGGAAGCTTATCTATGGTGAAAACAAGGTCTGTGGCCTGACTCGCCCCGAGGATGCAAGAGCCGCTTATGAGGCAGGCGCTATCTTTGGCGGCCTCATCTTTGCCCAAAAGAGCCCCCGCTGTGTCAGTGAAGAACAGGCAAGATCTGTGATGGCTGCAGCACCTCTTCGCTATGTCGGAGTCTTTGTCAATGAAGCCCCCGAGCGGGTCGCTGAGCTTGCCAATACCCTTGGATTATCCGCGGTACAGCTCCACGGCGTCGAAGACGATACCTATATCCGGGATCTTCGCCCACAGCTTGGCGAAAACTGTGAAATCTGGAAAGCGGCCTTCGTCGGAGAAGAAGCACCACAGCTTGAGCTGGCCGTCGACCGCTATGTCCTGGATAAAAAGCCGGCGAAGCAGCTTGATGTGAAAGGTCAACAAACCGGTGGCACAGGCCAAAGCTTTGACTGGGAACTCTTAAAAGGATTAGACAAAAGCACCCTGATGCTGGCAGGTGGCCTTGCCCCAGAGAATATTCGTCAGGCAAGTGAAGTGGGCTGCATTGGTCTTGATATCAACTCAGGTGTCGAGAGCGCTCCTGGCATCAAAGATCAAGGCAAGATCAATCAGGCTTTTGCAGAGCTTGCCAGGGTAAAGGCCCGAGGACGTAAATAA
- a CDS encoding L-threonylcarbamoyladenylate synthase, translated as MIGTRIATFLWRTHEPVFYIHPDNPQQRLISQAVAMIRNGAVIVYPTDSGYALGCLLGDKQALEQICRIRKIEKDHNFTLVCRDLSELSLYARVDNQAFRLIKNATPGPYTFILQATKEVPRRLMNPKKKTIGIRVPENQIAQALLEALGEPLMSTSLILPGSEMAEFDPEEIREKLEHQVGLIIHGGHLGEHPTTVIDFSEGDAIVRRVGAGDPSAFE; from the coding sequence ATGATTGGGACGCGTATCGCGACATTTTTATGGAGGACGCATGAGCCAGTTTTTTATATACATCCGGATAATCCTCAGCAACGCCTGATCAGTCAGGCGGTGGCGATGATCCGCAATGGCGCGGTAATCGTTTACCCAACCGATTCCGGATATGCGCTGGGTTGCCTGCTGGGGGATAAGCAGGCCCTGGAGCAGATCTGCCGCATTCGTAAGATTGAAAAAGATCATAACTTTACCCTGGTGTGCCGGGATCTCTCTGAGCTCTCTTTGTATGCCCGGGTGGATAACCAGGCGTTTCGCCTGATCAAGAACGCGACCCCCGGTCCCTATACCTTTATCTTGCAGGCGACCAAAGAGGTGCCGCGGCGCCTGATGAACCCCAAGAAAAAAACCATAGGGATCCGGGTACCGGAAAACCAGATTGCCCAGGCTTTGCTGGAGGCTTTGGGTGAGCCACTGATGTCGACCTCGCTGATCCTACCGGGTAGCGAGATGGCTGAGTTTGATCCCGAAGAGATCCGCGAAAAGCTCGAGCATCAGGTGGGGTTGATTATTCATGGCGGTCACCTGGGCGAGCATCCAACGACTGTGATTGATTTCTCCGAAGGTGATGCGATTGTTCGCCGGGTGGGTGCCGGCGATCCGAGTGCGTTTGAATAA
- a CDS encoding PHP domain-containing protein: MIIDLHCHSSASDGRLEPAELARYAVEKGVGILALTDHDTTDGIEIAQSCIQDEKLPLTLVPGIELSTRWHGFEIHVVGLNIAPENPLLKTFVAEQQRFRRLRSEKICEKLFKAGFTGIHEAMQPLMDKQMVTRAHFARYIKELGVVSNIQQAFDLYLGRKKRCWVSPQWPEIPAAIEAIHQAGGSAVLAHPAGYDLSGKWIRRLVDTFSQAGGDAMEVVSLQQAPNTRQYLCELSQTFGLKGSMGSDFHYVTPWIDLGKTLYLPENIPPVWNDWDAYRDIFMEDA; the protein is encoded by the coding sequence ATGATCATCGATCTGCATTGCCATAGTAGTGCATCCGACGGGCGGCTGGAGCCCGCAGAGCTGGCGCGTTACGCGGTCGAAAAAGGGGTTGGGATCTTGGCGCTCACTGACCATGACACCACGGATGGCATTGAGATTGCTCAATCTTGTATCCAGGATGAAAAGCTTCCTTTGACTCTGGTTCCCGGGATTGAGCTCTCGACTCGCTGGCATGGCTTTGAGATCCATGTGGTGGGATTAAATATCGCTCCTGAAAACCCGTTACTCAAGACCTTTGTGGCCGAGCAGCAGAGATTTCGAAGGCTGCGCAGTGAAAAAATTTGTGAAAAGTTGTTCAAGGCCGGCTTTACCGGTATCCATGAGGCGATGCAGCCCCTGATGGATAAGCAGATGGTGACCCGGGCCCACTTTGCTCGCTATATCAAAGAATTAGGTGTGGTGAGTAATATTCAACAGGCGTTTGATCTTTATCTGGGGCGTAAGAAGCGCTGCTGGGTATCACCACAATGGCCGGAGATCCCGGCGGCAATCGAGGCGATTCACCAGGCCGGAGGCTCTGCGGTGCTGGCGCATCCGGCAGGCTATGATCTCTCGGGCAAGTGGATTCGCCGTCTGGTTGATACTTTTAGCCAGGCCGGGGGGGATGCGATGGAGGTGGTCTCTTTGCAGCAGGCACCAAACACCCGGCAGTATCTGTGTGAGCTTAGCCAAACCTTTGGGCTCAAGGGCTCTATGGGATCGGACTTTCACTATGTTACCCCCTGGATAGACCTTGGCAAGACACTCTATTTACCGGAGAATATACCGCCCGTCTGGAATGATTGGGACGCGTATCGCGACATTTTTATGGAGGACGCATGA
- a CDS encoding putative quinol monooxygenase: protein MSQTVVCVATFIANQGEAASLHQALQALVEPTRSEAGCQSYVLHQGIDNPGLFTMIEHFEDMAAFELHSSQPYLESFKAQCGEWVESVSVNLHRIADPTSA from the coding sequence ATGAGTCAGACCGTCGTATGTGTCGCAACTTTTATCGCAAACCAGGGGGAGGCAGCCTCCCTTCATCAGGCACTACAGGCTCTGGTTGAGCCGACCCGCAGCGAAGCAGGATGTCAGAGCTATGTTCTGCATCAGGGGATTGATAATCCCGGACTATTCACCATGATTGAGCATTTTGAAGATATGGCCGCTTTTGAGCTTCACTCAAGCCAGCCTTACCTTGAGAGCTTCAAGGCTCAGTGTGGCGAGTGGGTGGAATCAGTTTCGGTGAATCTGCACCGGATTGCAGATCCTACGTCGGCGTAA
- a CDS encoding aldo/keto reductase, whose translation MQKIKLGQNGPEVSRIGLGCAGFSEFYRPSDKKEALKTISHALDSGINLIDTADIYGNGLNESLLSAFTTDMREKMILCSKGGIIRNDTVRAPLDFSQWRFDSSPEYLKKACDQSLQYLKTDYLDIYYLHSHDGKTPIEETMQALSDLVKAGKVKYIGLSNVLDEDMLKRAHEIHPITVIQNEYSLWAPESQALFPCLKELGIGFVAYSPLGRGALTGQCSDIQSLNGDDLRLALPGYTDRLETHKNLIAHLLKQSKETGHTSAQLALAWLLQDQPIDIIPIPGSRTLAYLNDNIAAENIMLDKQTHDTLTKLSSLD comes from the coding sequence ATGCAAAAAATTAAGCTTGGACAAAATGGCCCAGAAGTCTCGCGTATCGGTTTAGGTTGTGCTGGTTTCTCAGAGTTTTATCGCCCTTCAGATAAAAAAGAAGCTCTCAAAACCATTAGCCATGCTCTAGATAGTGGTATCAATTTAATCGATACTGCCGATATCTATGGTAACGGCCTCAATGAATCTTTGCTGTCAGCATTTACCACAGATATGCGTGAAAAGATGATTCTTTGCTCTAAAGGGGGCATTATCCGTAATGATACAGTCAGGGCTCCACTTGACTTTTCACAGTGGCGTTTTGACTCCAGCCCCGAATACCTTAAGAAAGCATGTGATCAAAGCTTGCAATATTTGAAAACTGACTACCTGGATATTTATTATCTACACAGTCATGATGGCAAAACACCAATTGAAGAAACCATGCAAGCTTTAAGTGACTTGGTGAAAGCTGGAAAAGTTAAATATATTGGGCTGTCTAACGTGCTTGATGAGGATATGCTAAAGCGTGCTCATGAAATCCACCCCATCACAGTGATCCAGAATGAGTACTCACTCTGGGCCCCTGAATCTCAAGCATTATTCCCCTGTTTGAAAGAGCTGGGAATCGGCTTTGTTGCCTATAGCCCATTAGGGCGTGGCGCACTCACCGGACAATGTTCTGACATCCAATCGCTAAATGGGGATGACCTTCGTCTAGCTCTACCAGGGTATACAGACAGGCTAGAGACCCACAAAAATCTGATAGCACATCTGCTCAAACAATCAAAAGAAACAGGGCATACCTCAGCGCAATTAGCTTTAGCCTGGCTTCTACAAGATCAACCTATAGATATTATCCCTATACCGGGTAGCCGTACCTTAGCCTATCTAAATGACAATATTGCAGCTGAAAACATTATGCTAGATAAGCAAACACACGACACTCTGACTAAACTTAGCTCTTTGGACTAA
- the rluB gene encoding 23S rRNA pseudouridine(2605) synthase RluB: MSEKLQKVLARAGHGSRREMEALIAAGRVSIDGTVAKLGDRIEEDALVRIDGNKVPLQSREEVVCRVLAYHKPEGEVCTRSDPEGRPTVFDRLPKLKDSRWVSVGRLDINTSGLLLFTTDGELANRLMHPSHEVEREYAVRVFGEITDQDFKGLLKGVQLEDGMASFKTIRDAGGEGLNHWYNVTLTEGRNREVRRLWESIEGVKVSRLIRVRYGDIGLDRTLPVGGWGELTLEQVNYLRTKVQLGNETRTKLEIDSDNKRKRYKQAAQIRRSVRRHQRARQQERSRTSQRKRVRK; encoded by the coding sequence ATGAGTGAAAAGTTACAGAAAGTGCTGGCACGTGCCGGCCATGGCTCGCGTCGTGAGATGGAGGCCTTGATCGCTGCAGGTCGGGTCAGTATTGATGGTACGGTTGCTAAGTTGGGCGATCGGATCGAAGAGGATGCCCTGGTGCGCATCGATGGTAATAAGGTTCCTCTGCAAAGCCGCGAAGAGGTGGTTTGCCGGGTCCTCGCCTACCACAAGCCGGAAGGGGAGGTCTGTACCCGCAGCGACCCTGAGGGGCGGCCTACCGTGTTTGACCGTTTGCCTAAACTCAAAGATTCCCGCTGGGTTTCTGTGGGGCGCCTGGATATCAACACTTCAGGCCTGTTGCTTTTCACCACGGATGGTGAACTGGCAAATCGCCTGATGCACCCGAGTCATGAAGTTGAGCGTGAGTATGCGGTACGGGTGTTTGGTGAGATCACCGACCAAGACTTTAAAGGCCTGCTGAAAGGGGTTCAGCTTGAAGATGGCATGGCCTCTTTCAAGACGATCCGCGATGCCGGAGGTGAAGGTCTCAATCACTGGTACAATGTGACCCTGACCGAGGGGCGTAACCGTGAAGTGCGTCGCCTGTGGGAGTCGATTGAAGGGGTCAAGGTAAGCCGATTGATCCGGGTTCGTTACGGTGATATTGGCCTGGATCGCACCCTGCCGGTTGGTGGCTGGGGAGAGCTGACACTGGAGCAGGTCAACTACCTGCGAACCAAAGTTCAGCTGGGTAATGAGACCCGGACCAAGCTTGAGATTGATTCAGATAATAAGCGCAAGCGCTACAAGCAGGCTGCGCAGATCCGCCGCTCGGTGCGTCGCCATCAGCGCGCTCGCCAGCAGGAGCGTTCACGCACCAGCCAGCGCAAGCGGGTGCGTAAGTAA
- a CDS encoding bifunctional 3-deoxy-7-phosphoheptulonate synthase/chorismate mutase: MGALGDERILEKLHLDSHECVDSLKPILSKYKRVSREFQPHDTLVRIGNTTVGGNHFTLIGGPCAVENREQMHEVAKLLKAEGSHAIRGGAFKPRTSPYAFQGLGKEGLELLKEVNREYQLPTISEVIDANDVEMMCDYVDCLQVGARNMQNFRLLEAVGKTNTPVLLKRGMSATIEELLLAAEYISNAGNNQIILCERGIRTYETATRNTLDLNAVALLKQKSHLPVLVDPSHGTGIRELVIPLARAAAAVGADGVIVETHPNPSEALSDGHQSLTPEQYAQLVNELRPFVEAAGRTL, encoded by the coding sequence TTGGGAGCCCTCGGCGATGAACGGATATTGGAAAAACTTCATCTGGACTCCCACGAGTGTGTCGACTCATTAAAGCCTATTCTCTCCAAGTACAAGCGGGTCAGCCGCGAATTTCAACCCCACGATACCCTGGTACGGATCGGTAACACCACGGTGGGTGGCAATCACTTTACCCTGATTGGCGGTCCCTGCGCCGTTGAGAATCGCGAGCAGATGCATGAGGTTGCCAAACTGCTCAAGGCCGAGGGCTCCCACGCCATTCGTGGCGGGGCATTCAAGCCAAGAACCAGCCCCTACGCCTTCCAGGGACTGGGTAAAGAAGGACTAGAGCTCCTCAAAGAGGTCAATCGCGAGTATCAGCTGCCCACCATCTCTGAGGTGATTGACGCCAACGATGTCGAGATGATGTGTGATTATGTTGACTGCCTGCAGGTCGGGGCCCGCAACATGCAAAACTTCCGCCTGCTGGAAGCCGTTGGTAAAACCAACACCCCTGTGCTGCTTAAGCGCGGCATGAGTGCCACCATCGAAGAGCTTCTGCTGGCCGCCGAATATATCAGTAACGCCGGCAACAACCAGATCATCCTGTGCGAGCGCGGCATTCGTACCTATGAGACCGCTACCCGCAACACACTGGACCTCAACGCCGTCGCCCTGCTCAAGCAAAAGTCTCACCTGCCGGTTCTGGTGGACCCAAGCCATGGCACCGGCATTCGCGAGCTGGTGATCCCACTGGCCCGCGCGGCTGCCGCCGTTGGCGCCGATGGAGTTATAGTCGAGACCCATCCCAACCCGTCAGAAGCCTTATCAGACGGCCACCAATCACTGACTCCTGAGCAGTATGCCCAGCTGGTAAACGAGTTACGCCCCTTTGTTGAAGCTGCCGGGAGAACCCTCTAA
- the scpB gene encoding SMC-Scp complex subunit ScpB: MSPELSRIKALIEATLFVATRPMSAEQLAKTVLADYSVPVKAIESVLQELGDDYRDRGVYLQQTASGYRFQTQQELAGDLSRLWQEKAPRYSRATIETLALIAYRQPITRGEIEAVRGVSVSSTIMTTLKERGWIRIVGHKEVPGRPALYATTKTFLDYFNMQQLEQLPELDSEMLAKLSAIEQSAVSDS, from the coding sequence ATGAGTCCTGAGCTATCGAGAATCAAGGCGCTGATCGAGGCGACCCTTTTTGTCGCAACTCGTCCGATGAGTGCTGAACAACTAGCCAAAACCGTGCTGGCAGATTACTCTGTGCCGGTTAAAGCCATTGAATCTGTACTGCAGGAGCTCGGCGATGATTATCGGGATCGCGGCGTCTATCTGCAGCAAACTGCATCCGGCTACAGATTTCAGACTCAACAAGAGCTTGCCGGCGATCTCAGTCGTTTATGGCAGGAGAAGGCGCCCCGCTACTCGCGGGCGACCATTGAAACACTGGCGCTGATCGCCTATCGCCAACCCATCACCCGGGGCGAAATCGAGGCGGTGCGGGGCGTGAGTGTCAGCAGCACCATTATGACCACTCTCAAGGAACGAGGCTGGATCCGGATCGTGGGCCATAAAGAGGTGCCCGGTCGGCCGGCACTCTATGCCACCACCAAAACCTTTTTAGACTATTTTAATATGCAACAGCTGGAGCAGTTACCAGAGTTGGATTCTGAAATGCTCGCCAAGCTCTCTGCTATTGAGCAGAGCGCTGTGAGTGATAGCTGA